One window of Quercus robur chromosome 5, dhQueRobu3.1, whole genome shotgun sequence genomic DNA carries:
- the LOC126727523 gene encoding LOW QUALITY PROTEIN: G-type lectin S-receptor-like serine/threonine-protein kinase At1g11330 (The sequence of the model RefSeq protein was modified relative to this genomic sequence to represent the inferred CDS: substituted 2 bases at 2 genomic stop codons) codes for MRLLSKRNLLFFLCCFCLNLGVAIDTITYSQSIKDPGNIVSNGSAFKLGFFSPVNSTYCYIGIWYSNISVFTVVWVANRETPLNDSSGVLTIPEDGNLVVLDGKKDILWSSNVTNSVANSSAQLMDSGNLVLQEKTTGTIIWESFQLPCDTLLAKMKISTNAGTGNKVQLTSWQSPSDPSIGSFSANIQPLNLPQAFIWKYGSPYWRSGPWNSRVFIGVQTMDYEFMDGFSLLNDHEGTISLSFSYVNASLVHFALNTHGNIEQRFWDYEKEDWEVMLVLQTECDFYSNCGAFGSCNSQNTPSCNCLQGFEPNNTKEWNDGNWTSXCVRRTXLQCERVNTGKGSKMDGFLNLKMMKVPGFADWSQVLETDCRQQCLECCSCIAYAYDTGISCTSWTGSLIDTQEFSTVGVNLYIRVAYSDLVTKLNMKKIVTITVIIGTVSISICTYLFWRWMAKHKARKTKEKEILLSNRGEARKNFPSDNLNQVKVQELPLFNFEKLASATNNFHLSNKLGQGGFGSTYKGKLSDGQEIAVKRLSRTSAQGFEEFMNEAMVISKLQHRNLVRLLGYCVEGEERMLIYEYMPNKSLDAFLFDPCKCELLDWRKHFNIIEGISRGLLYLHRDSRLRIIHRDLKASNILLDKELNPKISYFGTARIFRGNEDQANTRRVVGTYGYMSPEYAIEGQFSEKSDVFSFGVLLLQIVIGRRNIGFYNDEKFLSLLGLAWKLWNSDNAVALIDPMISKPFFEMEILRCIQVGLLCVQEFAKDRLTVSVVVSIIKSEIVDMPRPKKPAFTERLIALDTKSSQCRKSIFSINNVTVTTVQGR; via the exons ATGAGACTTCTTAGCAAGAGAAACTTGTTATTTTTCctttgttgcttttgtttaaaCCTTGGTGTTGCTATAGACACCATCACATATTCTCAATCCATCAAAGACCCTGGCAACATAGTCTCCAATGGGAGTGCTTTCAAACTGGGATTCTTCAGCCCTGTAAATTCTACCTATTGCTACATTGGAATATGGTATAGCAACATTTCTGTATTCACTGTCGTTTGGGTAGCTAACAGAGAGACACCACTCAATGATTCTTCTGGGGTTCTTACTATACCTGAGGATGGCAATCTTGTAGTACTAGATGGAAAAAAAGATATTCTTTGGTCATCAAATGTTACAAATTCTGTTGCCAATTCGAGTGCCCAGCTTATGGATTCGGGGAACCTTGTACTGCAAGAAAAAACTACAGGGACAATCATATGGGAGAGTTTCCAACTTCCTTGTGATACACTCTTGGCCAAGATGAAAATTAGTACTAACGCAGGAACAGGTAACAAAGTGCAATTGACATCATGGCAAAGCCCTTCTGATCCATCCATTGGAAGCTTCTCTGCCAATATTCAACCTCTTAATCTTCCTCAAGCATTCATTTGGAAATATGGTAGCCCGTATTGGCGCAGTGGTCCATGGAACAGTCGGGTCTTCATTGGAGTACAAACTATGGATTATGAATTTATGGACGGATTTAGTCTTTTGAATGATCATGAAGGAACCATTTCCTTGAGTTTTTCTTATGTGAATGCTTCTTTGGTACATTTTGCACTCAATACGCATGGAAATATAGAGCAAAGATTTTGGGATTATGAGAAGGAGGATTGGGAGGTCATGTTAGTTCTACAGACTGAGTGTGATTTTTATAGTAATTGTGGGGCATTTGGAAGCTGTAATTCACAGAATACACCAAGTTGCAACTGTTTACAAGGGTTTGAGCCAAATAACACAAAAGAATGGAATGATGGAAATTGGACAAGTTGATGTGTTAGGAGGACATAGTTGCAATGTGAGAGGGTGAACACTGGCAAAGGCAGCAAAATGGATGGATTTTTGAATCTCAAAATGATGAAAGTGCCAGGCTTTGCAGATTGGTCACAAGTTCTGGAAACCGATTGCAGACAGCAGTGTTTAGAGTGTTGTTCTTGTATAGCTTATGCATATGATACTGGCATTAGTTGTACGTCATGGACTGGAAGCTTAATTGACACACAGGAATTCTCTACCGTCGGAGTTAATCTTTACATTCGTGTTGCCTATTCAGATCTTG TTACAAAGctaaacatgaaaaaaattgtcacaatcACTGTGATCATAGGAACGGTTTCGATTTCAATTTGCACTTACTTATTTTGGAGGTGGATGGCTAAACATAAAG caaggaaaacaaaagaaaaggagatcTTATTGTCCAACAGAGGGGAAGCACGTAAAAATTTTCCTAGTGACAACCTGAACCAAGTTAAAGTCCAGGAACTACCACTATTCAATTTTGAGAAGCTGGCGAGTGCAACAAACAACTTCCATCTATCTAATAAGCTTGGTCAAGGTGGATTTGGTTCCACATACAAG GGAAAACTATCAGATGGACAAGAAATTGCAGTAAAAAGACTTTCTAGAACCTCTGCACAAGGGTTCGAAGAATTTATGAATGAGGCAATGGTAATTTCTAAACTCCAACATCGGAATCTTGTTAGACTCCTTGGCTACTGTGTCGAAGGAGAAGAAAGGATGTTGATCTACGAATACATGCCAAACAAAAGTCTGGATGCATTTCTCTTTG ATCCATGCAAATGTGAACTGCTAGATTGGAGAAAGCACTTTAACATTATTGAAGGAATTAGTCGAGGTTTGCTCTACCTTCATAGGGATTCAAGATTAAGAATTATTCATAGAGATCTAAAGGCAAGTAACATCTTGTTGGATAAAGAgctaaatccaaaaatatcatattttggtACGGCTAGGATTTTTCGAGGTAATGAAGACCAAGCAAATACTAGAAGGGTCGTCGGAACTTA TGGCTATATGTCTCCTGAATATGCAATAGAAGGGCAATTTTCAGAGAAATCAGATGTCTTCAGTTTTGGAGTGTTATTACTACAGATAGTTATTGGAAGAAGAAACATTGGCTTTTATAATGATGAGAAATTCCTAAGCCTTTTAGGACTT GCATGGAAATTGTGGAATTCAGACAATGCTGTAGCATTAATAGACCCGATGATATCTAAACCCTTCTTTGAAATGGAGATTTTGAGATGCATACAGGTTGGGCTGTTGTGTGTTCAAGAATTTGCTAAAGATAGGCTGACTGTATCAGTTGTTGTTTCCATTATTAAAAGTGAGATTGTTGATATGCCTCGTCCAAAGAAACCAGCATTCACTGAAAGGTTGATTGCCTTAGATACAAAGTCTTCTCAATGTAGAAAAAGTATATTCTCTATTAATAATGTTACTGTGACAACGGTTCAAGGTCGATAG